DNA from Methanospirillum lacunae:
GAATGATCATTCAGAACTGTCCGGTCTGTATCGATGGGGAACCAACAGAGCGGGAGGAGGTCTCGGGGTACCGCAACCTAGAGCGTGTTGAGACAAACACGGTCAGGGGTGGAATGGCTCTTGTCATTGCTGAGGGGCTTATCCTGAAAGCTCCCAAAGTGATGCGTAATGTGAAGAAGATGAAGATGAGTGGGTGGGACTGGCTCGAAAACCTGATGCAGTCCACTACTCCTTCAGGGTCTGATCACGAGGAGAAAGAGGTTGGTATCCATCCAAAAGACAAGTTTCTCCGTGATCTTATCGGTGGAAGGCCGGTCTTTGCATACCCGATGCGAAAAGGAGGATTCAGGCTGGTGTACGGGAGATCGCGAAACACCGGTCTTGCAGCCGGTGGGCTTCACCCTGCAACTCTTCACATCCTCGGGGATTTTCTTGCAGTCGGAACACAGATGAAGACTGAACGGCCTGGAAAAGCCGCTGGTATTTCACCGGTTGACTCTATCCAGGGGCCCACCGTCAGGCTGATCAACGGGGATGTGCTCAGGATTGATGATGCTAAGCAGGCACGTGAAATTTCCCCGCAGGTTGCTTCAATCCTTGATGTGGGAGAGATTCTTCTCAGCTACGGCGAGTTCATGGAGAATAACCATGTTCTTGTCCCATGTGCCTACTGTGAGGCATGGTGGCACCTGGAAGGTGGGGTTGGTCATCCCACAAGCGAGGAGGAGGCTCTCTCCTGTTGCGAGGCTGGAGCATATCTCCATCCTGACTTTACTCTCCTCTGGGATGATGCAAAGCCGGAGGAGATCAGGGAACTTGCCGAATACATAAACAAACACGGATCACTCGCTGATAATACCCTGAAGATTCCCCAGGATCATGCCATCAAGGAGATCCTTGAGAATATCCTCTGTCCGCATCTTGTCCGCGACGAGATGTTTCTGATAGGACCGGCATATCTCTTCTGCAGATGTCTCGGGCTTGATGAGAACCTCTCCATGACACCCTCCTGGGAAGGAGAGATTCCCGGTGTCAGCCTTGATCTCGTTATGCATCTCTCCGGACTCAGACTCAGGTCAAAGGCAGGTACACGGATAGGGGGACGAATGGGACGGCCTGGCAAATCAAAGCCGCGTGAGATGAAACCTGCTCCCCATGTACTCTTCCCGGTCGGTGAAGGGGGAGGCTCAAGGCGTTCTCTTCAGGAGGCTGGAAAGCACACCTACAAGGCAAATACTGACGGGGGAATCCTTCAGCTTGAGATGGGAGTTCGTCGTTGTCCTGCCTGCAGGACCGAGACCTATCTGAACAAGTGCAGTTGCGGAGCACATACTATCCCGGTGATTGCCTGTCCCCGCTGTGGCATTGAAGTGGGAGAGGGAACCTGTCCACAGTGCGGGGTCCCCGGAACCTGTGTTCGTGAATACACGATCAATGTCAAGCAACAGTACCTGAAGGCACTCGAAAATCTCGGGGTCAGAGAGCAGGTTGGAGATCTGGTGAAAGGCGTCAAAGGCCTGGTCTCAAGACTCAAGCCTGTTGAACTACTTGAGAAAGGAGTCCTCAGATCCCTCAACGAACTCTTTGTCTTCAAGGATGGCACGGTAAGGTTTGATATTATCGATATGCCTCTGACTCATTTCCGCCCTCGTGAGATCAGTGTCCCGGTCGAACGGCTGGTTGAGATAGGGTATACCCATGACATCTATGGCAGGGAACTGACTGACCGGGAGCAGATCCTGGAGCTCCCTCCCCAGGATATCCTGGTTCCTGAAGGATGCGGAGACTACCTGCTTGCCTGCACCAAGTTCATAGACCAGCTGCTCGTGAAGGTGTATGGTCTTGAACCGTTTTACAACTGTGAGAAGAGGAGCGACCTCATCGGCCATCTCATAATCGGACTTGCTCCCCATACGAGTGCAGGAGTGCTTGTCCGCCTGATTGGATTTTCAAAGGCAAATGTCGGGTATGGGCATCCCTTCTTCCATGCAGCAAAACGGCGGAACTGCTTCTTTGGCGATACCCTGATAGAGATCGGGGATGAGACCGGGATCCATGCCGTTCCGATCCGACAGTTCGTACTTGAACGGCTCGATCTCTCACAGGCCGGTGTTGACAGTATCGGGACTTTTTACGCAGATCCGACCCGGCCTGCCTATGCCAGAAGTATAGACACCTCGGGTATGCCCCATATTCGCAAAGTAACTTCAATCTCGGTGCACCGGTCTCCACAGAACCTGATTAAATTCGTAACTGCACGGGGAAAAGAACTCATAGTCACACCCGACCATGCGATGCTTGTCTGGGATGTTGATTACCTGCGAAAGATCCGTGCCCTGGAGGTGAAGGTAGGAGATGCAGTCCCTATCTGGGAAGGTGGTGTGGTCATATCTGACCGCATTGCCACGATCGATTATGTCCAGTCTCCTGACGAAAGGGTCTACTGTCTAACTGTAGATCGGGATCACAACGTTGTGGCGAATGGTATCTTCACCGGGCAGTGTGATGGTGATGAGGATTGTGTCATGCTCCTGCTTGACGGGCTGATCAACTTCTCCCGGGCATTCCTTCCCGAGACCCGTGGTGGATCAATGGACGCTCCGCTCGTGCTCAGCAGCAGGATCGACCCGACTGAGATCGACAAGGAGAGTCATAACCTGGATGTCTGTGATGGATATCCGCTTGAAATGTACCTCAAGGCACTCGAGTATGCCCACCCGAAGGATGTTGAAGGTTTAATCGACCGTGTTGAGAAGCGGCTTGGGAAAGAGAATCAGATAGAGGGGTTCTTCTTCACCCATGATACCTCTGACATCTCAGCCGGCCCGCTTGACACTATGTATACTCAGCTCCAGTCGATGGTTGACAAGCTCAACTGTGAACTTGAACTAGCAAAAAAGATCAAAGCGGTTGACGAGCATGACGTGGCTGAACGGGTTTTGCAGACCCATTTCATCCGTGACCTTCAGGGGAACCTTGGGGCATTTGCAAAACAGAAGTTCAGATGCACAAAGTGCAATACCAGTTACCGCCGGATGCCTCTTTCAGGAAAGTGCCGGTGTGGCGGAACGGTGATCCCGACCGTACATGAGGGTTCGGTGAAGAAATACCTGAAGATGTCACAGGAAATCTGTGAGGATTTCAATATCTCCGAATATACAAGGCAGCGTGTTGAGGTTATCAACATGAACATCGAGTCAACCTTCGGCGAAGAGAAGATAGAGCAACTCGGGCTTGCTGATTTCATGTAATTTTCCGGGTTTTCAGTTTATTACCCAAGACTCCTTTATAGTATCAGGTTAATTCTCGTACATCAGATGTACGATCTCACGGCTCTTAGAGAGGAGTTCCCGGTCCTTGAAGAGGTCATCTACCTTGACAACGCTGCAACTACCCAGACTCCGGTCCGGTCAGTTGAGGCTATCTGCGATTTCTTTTATGAGTATGCCGGAAATTATGGGAGGGGCACACACCGGCTTGCCAGAGAGACAACTATCAGGTGTGAGGAGAGCAGAGAAGAACTTGCGACATTTCTCGGAGCTTATCCTGAACAGATCATCTGGACCGGGAATACCACAGGGGCAATAAATCTTGTTTCACAGGGACTTGCATGGAAGAAAGGCGATGAAGTGCTCTGCACTGCCCTTGAGCATCACTCCAATCTTCTCCCCTGGATGGCGCTTAAGAAACGGGGAGTGAAGATTGGTATCATCCCCCATGAAGGAGGATATGTCGATCCCGACTCTGTGAGTGATATGATCACCGGAAAGACCCGCGTTGTTGCAGTCACCCAGATGTCAAATGTCACCGGGACTATTCAGCCGGTTGACGAGATAGCTGACATTGTCCATGATGCCGGTGCAGTCATCGTGGTTGATGGTGCACAGTCGGTTGGACATATTCCGGTTGATATCACCAAGATGGATTACCTGGCTATAGCAGGGCATAAAGGTCTCCTTGGTCCACAGGGAGTTGGTGCCCTCTATGCCGAGGATCCTGCAACGTTGTCAGAAAGCCAGTATGGTGGCGGAACAGTCACCTCAGTCTCATTTGAGGAAGTAACACTCCGTCCTGTTCCTGCACGGCTTGAGCCAGGAACACCAAACATTCCGGGAATTATCGGGATGGGTCCTGCTATCAGACTGGTCGATGAACTAGGCGCTGAAGCGATCGCCGATCATGAAGAGGCACTGGGGACTGCTCTATTTGATGCCCTGGAAGAGATTGGCCTGGTTGATATCTTCAGCCCGAGAGGAACTCCGGTTCTCTCGTTCGGTGTCCAGGGTCTACACCCGGATCTTGTTGCAACCCGGCTTGATGATATGGCAGCAATCTGTGTGAGGAGTGGTATGCACTGTGCAGAACCGTATGCCCGATCTTTCTGCGACCAGGGAACCGTCAGGGCGTCGGTTGCCTGTTATAATACAGAGGAGGAAGTCATGATTCTCGCAGACACACTTCGGGAAATGCTTGATGAATGGGATCCGGATTCTGAACCTGATTATGTCCCGGAACCTGATCCCTGGGAAAAGAGTAAGTGTCCCTGATTTCTGCAACCGGGAAGATTATCACACGTCAGAATGAAGAGTACCGTATGAAGTACGTTCTGGTGCCAGGTATTCTGGTACTCATCTGTATATTATTCATCACTCCTACGCAGGCCGGCCCGGTGAACCTTTCAATTACCGGAGCATCCGAGCAGGGGGGGTATATCTCCACTGACATTCTCTTCTCTCCGGGAACAGCGGGTATGGACGGGTATCTTACTTTGTGGTTCAATACCCCGGATGGAGATTGTAAGAACGCAAAGCTCCTCACCTGGAAGACTCTCTCTTCGGGAGCTGAACCCGGGACAGTTCACATGGAATCAGCGGTTCCTGTTGATGTGACTCCGGGAACGTATACAATCTCTGCGATCTACGGGACCGGGACATCATTTCCATCCTCGTGCGATAAAGGAACTTCTGCATCATCCACCGTGGTTGTTTCAACCCCGGGTCAGGCCGGTCATGATATGGCAGGGAAACTTGCAGCAAGTGGTGCATCATCTACTGGTCCCAAATATGCAATAGACACAATATCTGGTATTGACACGGCAGTACGGGTAGAGCCTGGTTCAGGGATTAAACCGGGAGTGACAATACGAAACCTTGGTGCTGATGATACCTCTGCGGGCCAGGTGGAGGTGCATGCCTTTCTCGGCGGCAATGAACTGATTCCGGTGGATGCAGTGATCAGCCCGATGAAATCAGGAGAAGCTAAAGAAGAGAGCCTTTCTTTTACGGTTCCCGGATATATCCCGCAGCAGAGTTACCCGTTCTTTTTGATTATTGATCCACGGGGCGATCATGGGCTTGTTGATCCTGAATCGAACCTGAAACGGACCGGTGGAAAGATGAGTGTTGCAATTGAGGATCCCGGTGTCGGGTGCGGGTGTCACCAGTAGGGCTCACGTACGGGTAACTTACTAATATTTCACAGAACAACAGTTTAGGGTCAGCGTGGTGTGGATACCTATTCACACTATTCCTATTCTTGTGCGGGGATAGCCAAGTGGTCAACGGCGAACGCCTCAAGAGCGTTTCTCATAGGAGTTCAGGGGTTCGACTCCCTTTCCCCGCATGAATCCGCCCAATCGTGTTCATATGTTGTTATCCGGATTCAACGTCTGTGTACTCTTTGGTATCGATCTTTGTGACAAAGAACCCTTTGTAGATCTCCTCCTCATGGTTCCGGGTGATAACCCGGATGAGCAAAGGACCTGACCATGAAACAGTCCTCATGTTCTTGACGGAGGATGGCCTGTTGTTCAGGTCTGTAATGCTCGGATAATTCATTCAGGTATCTCACCTGGATGGTTCTTCATCGCGGCTCTGTAATCATCTGCGACATATCGGAATTTTTCGGAAGGAATGCGGAACATTCCACCATGAAAATGAGTGCTATACCGGTCTCTAAAGAAGTATATCTTAGTAATAATAATTATTTTAGTACATACTACGGAATATGTGAATGTATGGAGTAGGGATTTGTGATCACATCCTGGCATGTGACCATATATGTGAATTCTGAAGTTCCGCCAGGATAGATCCATGACCCGGATCTGACGGTATATGGTCCCCTGTTTTACATTTAGAACGAGATACGTCCGAAGACATGTTCCGCTCTATTCCCGCAGAAGAAATATTACCTCCGTAGGGAGGTGATCGCTCCGCTCACATCATGACCTGTGATTATACAGAGAACGAGAAGGGTTTGGTACTGGTCATGAAGAGATGGGTTCAAAGGGTGAACCACCAAGATTGGGAATCTGCATGAGAATGAGTTCCCGGAACAGGTCAGGATTATTTCTATCCGGTTATTACCCGGTTTACCGTGGACCCTAGGCAGGATATGGGGCAGAATCCTCATCGGGGTGGGGAGCGAGCAGCGAAGCTGCAAGCGAAAGAGGACTGGTGGAGTTCTTCAGTCTTGCATCGTCTGTGGAAGGAGACCTACCATGTACAGACAGTATCTCGCTCACCAACTACGATGTTGATTCCCCGGACAATGCTGGAAACCTGGGCAGAAGGAATCGCCGCATTAATTTTCAACCGCTTTTCCAGCATCATCATGAGTCCGGATACTCCGGTCCGATCGCCTGATTCGTCATATACAGATCACCACCTCCTGAAAGATATTGGTCTTGTCGGGCCGAAAGGCCCGATTTAAAAAAGAGTACCTGACTTATTTTAAGCCTGTAATCACAGGGTATTTTCCAGTTCCGCTGCTTCCTGCTCACGGCCCTGGAGGCGGTATGCAGCAGCGAGGACCGGGATTATTTCATCCAATGGTAGTGCCTGCTTTTTGAGAAGTTTCTCACAGATACCAACGGCCCGTTTCGGTAATCCCGCTTTATTCATGTATGCTGCACTGAGAATCATTGCATTCTCTTCAGGGTACCCGACTGACACCGCCCGGTCAATCAGAGCAAGGCATCCCTTTACATCCCTATTCATCAGCCGCTCATATGCCCTGATGAGATGAACCCCGTCATGATTTTCTCCCTCCTCCATGAAATGACGCAGGGATACGATATCATCAAGCCGGCCGGATTTCAGGGCCATGTCAAAGATAATTTCGACATCCTCGAATAATACATGGTTACGGACATATCCCGATACCAACTCGAACGCCTCATCATACCGGCTTTCTGAAAGCAGTGATTCAAGTTCATGGTCTTCTTCCCAGCCTTCATCATCCTCATAGCTGTCATACCGCCAACCGGGCCTGAACTTATGAAAATCCGGGATTTTTCCCGGGACTATCCCCTCAGATATATGCAGGTCCGGGTTATCCTTGAGGATTACCCGGATAAGAGATGAGGCCTGCTCCTGGAACTCGGTCAGCATGATCCATTCAAGGGGTCCCAGGATCAGGTCATCACGGTGAAGAACAATACTCCTGATCTCGGCTAGGAGGTTGGAGTCTGGAATCCCTGCCACCATTCCCTGGATTAGCAACTGCCTGACGAGGTATTCCCTTGTACTATCACGGAGGTCCTCGAGGATCTCTTCAGCCCCTTGGCGAAGGATATCAGTAGTAAAGAGATGTATGGCAAGAAATTCCTATACTATTTTTGTAGCAGTTCCTGACATGAGAACCGCTATCCAGAGACCCGGAAGTACAGCCTCTCCCCCCTCATCACACATATAGGGAGTAAGGTATCCTTCCAGGAAATCGCCGTTATAGAGGTGGAGAGACCTGATAAGTGAGTACGCTTCCTCCTCCCTTCCGGGTATGATATTATCCCGGATAAGGAGACGGACCCCTTCAATCCGTTCCCGAAACGGATGATACGTAAGCAAAGAATAATCATCAGGATCCTGGACAAAAGCAACATCGGCACGGCTATCCCCAAGTTTCTCTTCCGAGCAGGGCAGCCCACCGCAAGGCCGCCTCCCCTTCATTTCCGATCCTTCCGGCAGCCAGAAATCCATATATTTTATCCTTGAGTGATTCTGAAGTCCCGGGCACGTATGAACGGAAAATTTCCTCTGAGGAGATGGTATCTCCAACCCGGCGGCAGTGATCTGCATACCGGAACCTGAAGATCGGATAATCCATGATACGGGAGTCATGTGAGATCAGGGAGATTGCAGCCTGATCATCATGGAGGGAAGTCAGCAGGGCTTCAAGTGAGAAGAATGCAGGATAAAAATCATCATCCTCTTCAATCAGGCCCCGTACATCTGTACAGATATCGGAGATTTTTTTTGATCCTGACTGGTCTCCGAGGAGATCAAAGCCATCTGATAAAACCCTGACATTATCCTTGTTACCAAAAAAGGAGTGCATATATCCAATGCAGATATTTCATGAATACTACTTATGCAATCCCTTGTGTCGGGATTGATTGGAAGAGGTTGTCCAGTGTGAAGAATCTCACTGGACAACCTCCCGGGAAGAACCCAATCATATGGCGGGTATTTATATCCCACCCTCTCAAAAACGATGATAACGCATGATCTCAGTCAATGGAGCAACTCTCCAGGAAATAGAGACTATGAGGATAACGTATCTCAGTTCTCTTCCTGAATTTCAGGATTTATATCTGGAACTACAGATCCCCTATGCTGATGTAGTGATTCTCTCTCATTGTGGGACCATTATCGGCTATGCGATCATGAAGGGGGGAGTGATGCTTGAATTTTTCGTAAAGGACACTTTCGGGTCTGATATTAATTTACATTTTCCAGAGATTGTCAAAACCTGCAATGTTGAAAGAATACTAGTTCAATCGTTTGATCAGGTATTGATGAAATGCTGCTCCCGGATGAACTCGTATCACGAGGTTGGTCTCATCTATCGTGATTTCACTCAAGTAACAATACTCAGGGATCCAGATATCTCGTTTCGGCTGGCAACCCTTCAGGATCTGTCGTTTCTTCAGATGCAGGAGGATGAGGTTTTTGAACCAAAAGATATGATCTCTACTGCAATCGAGAAGAGTGAGATCGTTCTTTGCCTGAGCGGGGAAATGATCCTCGGTTGTGGATTTATTACCCGGATTCACCCGAAATGGGCGTATTATGATGTCGGTGTCTGGGTAAGCCCCGAATTCAGATTGCATGGGTATGCAACCCGGATCTTATCCTGGTTAAAGGACACCTGTGTTAATAACTGCTGGATTCCGGTATGTGGCTGTGGAGTCGAGAATATTGGTTCGCAGCGGACAATTGAAAAGAACGGATTCATCAGTAATCACCGGCTCCTCTCTTTTAATGTCGGTCACCATGATAACCTGACCTCCCGAACGACGAGGACTTCCTCTACTGTCTCACCCTCTGAGTGACATCCCGGAAGAGCGGGGCAACTGATAAAAAAAATCGCCATCTTCGGTGTCTTCTTCGACGACGACTTTCAGATTCATACGGTCATAGTCAGGTGTTGAGATTTAATAGTTTCCGCTATATGGAAATGTGAAAGAGAAAAGAAATTACCTGGATGCTCTAGTCGATTTGTGATTACAATATTTTTCTATCAGTGCTAAAAAAAGAAGTCATTCGTATTGATTCATGGGTTCATAATGAAAGAGTTCAAAAGGGGATTTTATACAGGATTAACATTACAGTTAGCGATAGGGCCTGTATTTTTCTTTATCATTAATTTGACTCTACAAAAAACAATTTTTGATGGATTTGCAGGTGTTCTGGCCGTCACAGTTGTTGATTATTTTTTTATAATAATCTCAATTCTTGGAGTCGGTACATTACTCAAAGAAACTAAATTTAAAAGAGTTTTTGGGTATGTAAGCTCTGTTGTTTTGATACTATTCGGAAGTCTCATTTTAAAAGGAATATTATTCAGCACTGTTACAGTTTCAAAAATATCATCGGGAGCAGATATCCTGACAAGTTTTGTATCAGTGTTTTTGATTACAATTTCCAGTCCGATGACAATTATTTTTTTCACAAGTCTGTTTACTGCAAAGGTAGTTGAATACAACTACTCAAAAAAGGAGTTAATTTCTTTCGGATTCGGCACTGGCTTTGCGACTTTCATATTCATGGGATTATCTGTAATTATTTTTTCCTTTATTGGCAGTTTCGTTCCATTAATTATTATACAAATCCTCAATTGTGTTGTTGGTATGTTATTAATCGGGTATGGTATTCAGAGATTAGCCATAAACATAAAAGAATGAGACACCCGGTATGATCATAGATAACTTCGCGATCCTTTTCTTTTATGCATAGGTTACGAAACCCATCTGACATACCTGAAATAACTTTTTTGACATCTCCGGATGATAGTCGAATTACAATGGAGAAAATATTTCTAGATTATTCCCTTTTTGTATGATATGATTGTCTTTGATACACCGGGTCCCGAGAATACATCTGCTATTGTAGGTATTATCAAAAAAGAATCACACCGGTGTGATTACATCGTGGTTGCCTCAATTACCGGATCAAGTGCCTTACAGATCGCGGAAACATCGCCGGGAAGACCGATTATCTGTGTGACCTGTCCCCAGGGGATGTACTGGGAGGTGGATCAGATGAACCATGATCTGTTTGCAACAAATCCCGGACTCAGATCAATTCGTGATGAATGGATTCGGGATGGAAAGAAACGGATTCCCATGGAGATAACCGCTGATAATCAGAAAAAACTGGATGCACTACAGATCCCGGTTGTAAAGGGAACGATTCCCTTTTTTGGTCCAAGTTTTTCAATCCGGCTTCATCTACAGCAGGTAACATCCCTGGATATTATTGCCAAAACTCTGGAATTGATCTCACCCGGAACCCTGGTCTGCCTGGAAAGTGTTCTGATGGCTACCGATGCCGGGGTAATACCGGAAGGAGTCAGGGTGATGGCCTGTGCCGGCACCGAACGGGGACTGGATACCTGCTGGATTATCAGAAGTGCGGCTTCTGCAAACCTTTTCCATCCTGAACGTGGTGCACGGCTGATTGAACTTCTTGCAAAGCCGGGTGTCGCAGAAACACCTGATATCTCGATTGAATATCTCCGGTAAATGAAAAATTTGTGAATATTAAAACCGGTTTATTATCCATCAGTTTTGATTAGATATTCCTGTTGGACCGACCTGATCCGGGTTCCAGGAATCATTCTGAATAGAGGATGTATAGAGGATCATTTGGGACAAACTCTTCTATCCGGATGAATATGTGTGAACTCTATTGAGGATCTTCTCATCTTTTCTTGAGGGTTGGTTCACCTATATGACAGTATTAAATCAAGGGACGAGAAATAAGGATACTACCTGCCTGAATCATTATTGTTCTGGATACATTATGACAGATATTGTCCTGGTGCACGGGGGAAATATGTCTACCCGGACATGGAACCTTCTCACAACCGGAGATCCGGTTGTTACCGAAGATGGGAGACTGGGAGCCCGGTACTGGGAAGGAACGATTGCTGCACTCTCAAAAGAGCATCACCGGGTCTTTGCACCCTCTCTCACTGACGAACTAGTCGGAAGTCTGAAAGGACACATTGAAGAAGTAATCGCTGTTATCAGTGAAAACAACCTGCACCATGTCATGCTTGTCGGGCATAGTTATGGTGGAATGGTGATCACCGGGGTGGCTGCAGCGATGGTGGATAATATCAGTCATCTTGTGTACCTGGACGCAGCAGTTCCCGATCCCGGTGATTCTCTGTATTCACTTCTGAAACAGGGGCTCCGATCATCTGGAGAGCAGGTTCTCATCCCGGACCCGGCACCTCCATACGTGGAGACCCTGGATTTTGATCCACAGATTATCCGGTCAATTCCAAAGACCTATATTTTCTGTACAAAAAGTGAATATCTGGCCGTAACAGGTATCGCCAGAAAAAAGATCGAGGCCAGTCCGGATAGCTGGGAGTTTGTGGAGTTATTGTCATCACACGTTCCCATGGCTGATAAGCCTGATGAGATATACCGCCTGTTAATCGGGATAGCGTCCGGGATTGATGTTTGAAACTAGCTAAAAACCCCAATTGTGAGATTCTAGTATAAATATTCTCTATAAACACCGTTATGAGAATTTGGGGTTTTTACTATTCTCATAAATAAAAAAGAACAAAATTTGATAATCTATGAGTGTAGATAATTTTTCGAGATGTATGCATGTTTAATAAACTAATATACTTTGATGAAGGATCTGCTATAGATTATCTTTACATAAAACATGGTGGTCAAATAAATCATTTAAAAGAAAAAAAAGAAGAAACTGATGAAAAAACTGTATTAGATGCCCAAGGTCAAATGGGTTTTGGAACAGGGATTTTATCGAACTTAATGCCCTTTTTGAAAGCAAATCTTGAGGTAAAAGGGGGTGTTGAATATAATAAAATTGGGGAATCAATAATTAGAACATTTGTTACCAACACTATTTTATCTGACTTTACTAATGAACCCGATCTGGAAAATTCATTTATCAAACTAGAAGGATACAAGTTGAAGGCTTATCCCAATTCATTTTCTTATATTAAAATGTATTCTCCTTACTTTAGTATGTTTAAAATTGAAACATTAAACGATATGCCGATAATTTTCCAAAAAATTGATGAGGCTTTAGAAAAAGGTAGGGGATATTATGAATTAATAGCAGAAGATTCTGAAGGTACAAAGATACTTAAATTTAATTTAAAAGCATTTAGAAATAATTATTCTCTCGTTGATTTGACTAAAATGGATTTAACATACTTTGCAGTGAAAGTGGGAAAGATGAATGTTCATGATTTAGATCCTAAGAATGAATTTAATGTTACCCCTAATTTTGGAAGTAATGATATTGCTGATATTATTCATGAAGAAGATAATATTGGATTGGATTCAACATCAGATAACAATTTGTTAGATGTATATGATGTAATATTGGCAGGAATCCAACAATAATGGAAAAAATTGTTTTATATTACGGTCCTAATATCGGATTTAAGAAGTACATTCAAGAAGAAACTGATGAATCTGACATTACAACTACCCTCTCATCAGTAGTTAGAAAAATCGATGAATTTAAAAATATTTTCAAATTTATCTCTGAAAATCCTGACGAATCAAAAATCCAAGATATTCAACTTATTAGAGTTGGTAATCTAATTTCTTCTTCAGATGAATATGCTGGTATTCAAGAGCATGCAATTTTAAATTTTGAGATTTTACTTTCTAAACTTGAAATAAAAAACATATATTTTCAAAATCCTCCAAAGCACATATCAGATATATTTAATGCAAGTTATCCCGATATTACAGAGATTGAAAAATATTGCTATGTACCGATCGATGAACGAAAAATATATACTATACACGAAAATTTTGATAAGAGGATTATTGGTCAACCAAAGGCAAAAAAATCATTACTAAGATCATTAGTTCGCCTTACTTATCAAAAAAATAAAAAACCACTTGTAATCCTTTTTTATGGCCCCTCTGGTGTTGGAAAAACAGAAACCGCAAAATATTTAGCAGAAATATTAGGTGGACAATTATTTAGAAAACAATTTTCAATGTTTCAAAATAATGATTATATATATTATTTATTTGGAGGAGAGCATTCTAAAAATAGTTTTGCGAAAGAAATTCTTGAAAGAGAA
Protein-coding regions in this window:
- a CDS encoding alpha/beta fold hydrolase, which codes for MTDIVLVHGGNMSTRTWNLLTTGDPVVTEDGRLGARYWEGTIAALSKEHHRVFAPSLTDELVGSLKGHIEEVIAVISENNLHHVMLVGHSYGGMVITGVAAAMVDNISHLVYLDAAVPDPGDSLYSLLKQGLRSSGEQVLIPDPAPPYVETLDFDPQIIRSIPKTYIFCTKSEYLAVTGIARKKIEASPDSWEFVELLSSHVPMADKPDEIYRLLIGIASGIDV
- a CDS encoding pyruvate kinase alpha/beta domain-containing protein, producing MIVFDTPGPENTSAIVGIIKKESHRCDYIVVASITGSSALQIAETSPGRPIICVTCPQGMYWEVDQMNHDLFATNPGLRSIRDEWIRDGKKRIPMEITADNQKKLDALQIPVVKGTIPFFGPSFSIRLHLQQVTSLDIIAKTLELISPGTLVCLESVLMATDAGVIPEGVRVMACAGTERGLDTCWIIRSAASANLFHPERGARLIELLAKPGVAETPDISIEYLR
- a CDS encoding AAA family ATPase; the encoded protein is MEKIVLYYGPNIGFKKYIQEETDESDITTTLSSVVRKIDEFKNIFKFISENPDESKIQDIQLIRVGNLISSSDEYAGIQEHAILNFEILLSKLEIKNIYFQNPPKHISDIFNASYPDITEIEKYCYVPIDERKIYTIHENFDKRIIGQPKAKKSLLRSLVRLTYQKNKKPLVILFYGPSGVGKTETAKYLAEILGGQLFRKQFSMFQNNDYIYYLFGGEHSKNSFAKEILEREANVLLLDEFDKVNPLFHSAFYQLFDEGIFEDQNYKVNVGDAVIICTSNYLDEDEIKKQLGDPIYSRIEACIKFDSLSTDSLKGIIEQEIEFEWKKLRQVDKKKIDKNEVKSHFCNHLSKFSNVRIIKSSINLAISEKILERIIERKGK
- a CDS encoding DUF6414 family protein — translated: MFNKLIYFDEGSAIDYLYIKHGGQINHLKEKKEETDEKTVLDAQGQMGFGTGILSNLMPFLKANLEVKGGVEYNKIGESIIRTFVTNTILSDFTNEPDLENSFIKLEGYKLKAYPNSFSYIKMYSPYFSMFKIETLNDMPIIFQKIDEALEKGRGYYELIAEDSEGTKILKFNLKAFRNNYSLVDLTKMDLTYFAVKVGKMNVHDLDPKNEFNVTPNFGSNDIADIIHEEDNIGLDSTSDNNLLDVYDVILAGIQQ